One genomic segment of Desulfomicrobium sp. ZS1 includes these proteins:
- the apgM gene encoding alkaline phosphatase family protein, with product MSKTVFLVADGMAGWPLDILGGRTSLHAASTPTLDLLAPKSRCGLCRTVPHGMPPGSDVANMSLLGYDPQTHHTGRGPIEAAAQGLTLDQDDLVWRMNLVRLTELTDAGVMLDYSAGHISTPEAAPLISRLADMAVGSPFQAVQGIQYRHLLVQRGGALTDAAKLAIRPPHDILDQNIAPDLSAFASFPEMLAFLRMAHEYLRADTSSQATAVWPWGQGRPLALPAFAECFGLRGGVVSAVDLVKGLGRAAGMEVLEVPGANGLIDTNYEGKVEAALDFLQRGDFVYVHVEAPDECGHMGDAALKKRAIELFDQRIVAPVLAALAHEDATIVVTCDHFTPVVRRTHTEDAVPFLVYRTQAPRTDGPGVFNEDTAQGTGLFVKDGRELLSFCLGPDA from the coding sequence ATGTCAAAAACCGTTTTCCTGGTGGCCGACGGCATGGCCGGATGGCCTCTTGATATTCTGGGAGGACGTACCTCCCTGCATGCCGCCAGCACCCCGACTCTTGACCTGCTGGCTCCCAAATCCCGTTGCGGCCTGTGCCGGACAGTTCCCCACGGCATGCCTCCGGGTTCCGACGTGGCCAACATGAGCCTGCTGGGTTACGACCCGCAAACGCATCACACCGGGCGCGGACCCATCGAGGCTGCCGCCCAGGGGCTGACCCTGGACCAGGACGATCTGGTCTGGCGCATGAATCTGGTTCGCCTGACCGAACTGACGGACGCGGGCGTGATGCTGGACTATTCCGCCGGGCATATCAGCACCCCCGAGGCCGCCCCCCTGATCTCCCGGCTGGCGGATATGGCCGTAGGCAGCCCCTTTCAGGCCGTCCAGGGCATCCAGTACCGCCACCTCCTGGTGCAGCGAGGAGGGGCGCTGACCGACGCGGCAAAACTCGCCATTCGTCCGCCCCACGACATTCTGGACCAGAACATCGCCCCGGACCTTTCGGCTTTTGCCTCCTTTCCGGAGATGCTCGCATTTTTGCGCATGGCCCACGAATACCTGCGCGCCGATACCTCCTCCCAGGCCACGGCGGTCTGGCCCTGGGGGCAAGGACGCCCCCTGGCGCTGCCCGCTTTTGCCGAGTGCTTCGGCCTGCGGGGGGGGGTGGTCTCGGCCGTGGACCTGGTCAAAGGCCTGGGCCGGGCCGCTGGCATGGAGGTGCTGGAAGTCCCCGGCGCCAACGGCCTCATCGACACCAATTACGAAGGCAAGGTTGAGGCGGCGCTGGATTTTCTGCAGCGCGGCGACTTCGTTTACGTGCACGTCGAGGCCCCGGACGAGTGTGGCCACATGGGCGACGCGGCACTGAAAAAGCGCGCCATCGAGCTTTTCGACCAGCGCATCGTGGCTCCGGTTCTGGCGGCCCTGGCGCATGAGGACGCGACCATCGTGGTCACCTGCGACCATTTCACGCCCGTGGTGCGCCGGACGCACACCGAGGATGCAGTGCCCTTCCTGGTCTACCGGACGCAGGCACCCCGAACCGACGGGCCAGGCGTCTTCAATGAGGATACGGCGCAAGGCACAGGCCTTTTCGTAAAAGACGGCCGCGAGCTGCTGTCCTTCTGCCTCGGGCCGGACGCATGA
- the qrcA gene encoding menaquinone reductase multiheme cytochrome c subunit QrcA — translation MAKCKSCVVLPFLVGLVASIVLGWWGFPKVLYSQKTQPIRFDHIVHVEDQAMACEDCHAFRDDGSYAGMPTNANCVGCHEDVQGEDPDEARYVTEYVQQEKEVEWLGYQKQPDNVYFSHIAHKELDCTSCHPDVANMSTPPVYYENRLSGYSKDTMKMWQCEECHAQSGASNACFVCHK, via the coding sequence GTGGCAAAATGCAAAAGCTGCGTGGTGTTGCCATTCCTGGTTGGTTTGGTGGCATCGATCGTGCTTGGTTGGTGGGGCTTTCCCAAAGTCCTGTACAGTCAGAAGACCCAACCCATCCGGTTCGATCACATCGTGCATGTGGAAGATCAGGCCATGGCATGTGAAGATTGTCATGCGTTTCGGGACGATGGCTCCTATGCCGGCATGCCCACCAACGCGAACTGTGTCGGATGCCATGAGGATGTTCAGGGGGAAGATCCTGATGAAGCTCGCTACGTGACCGAGTACGTGCAGCAGGAAAAGGAAGTTGAATGGCTGGGCTATCAGAAACAGCCGGACAATGTGTACTTCTCTCACATCGCGCACAAGGAACTTGACTGCACATCATGTCATCCGGACGTGGCCAACATGAGCACCCCGCCTGTCTACTATGAAAACAGGCTTTCGGGCTACAGCAAGGACACCATGAAGATGTGGCAATGCGAAGAGTGCCATGCCCAAAGTGGCGCCAGCAACGCCTGTTTTGTCTGCCACAAATAA
- a CDS encoding homoserine dehydrogenase produces the protein MKDSVIHLGLAGLGTVGSGLIKIIQENNDWIVRRLGKTLAVKTIMVRDLAKPRNVIPSPGTTFTTSMDDLINDPEIDIVVELAGGIEFPRTLITRALNSGKSVVTANKALLAQHGPELFELAASKGLGLYYEASVAGGIPIIQTLKESLAGNRIKALTGILNGTANFIMSEMSEKGEDFATVLAKAQAKGYAEADPTLDIEGIDAAHKLVILIRLAYGLDFPLSKLTVEGISKVEQFDIILAKEFGYRLKLLAQVRDKSGMLHAGVYPALLRQDHILAKVDGPFNSILLEGNAVGPVMLYGQGAGDLPTGSAVLADILALARTNCVPNNTGFLESRLPPAQILAPELTVFRHYFRFTVVDRPGVMASIAGVMGEYNISIAQVVQRQYAPNDGVPIVFISHSAQMQNVTAALDTIKKFSFVLDPPVHYRII, from the coding sequence TTGAAAGACTCCGTCATCCATCTCGGCTTGGCCGGCCTTGGCACCGTAGGTTCCGGGCTCATCAAGATCATCCAGGAAAACAACGACTGGATCGTGCGCAGACTGGGCAAAACCCTGGCCGTCAAGACCATCATGGTCCGCGACCTGGCCAAACCCAGAAACGTCATCCCTTCACCGGGCACGACCTTCACCACCAGCATGGACGATCTGATAAACGATCCCGAAATCGACATCGTCGTCGAGCTGGCCGGAGGCATCGAATTTCCGCGCACCCTGATCACCCGCGCATTGAACAGCGGCAAATCCGTGGTCACGGCCAACAAGGCGCTCCTGGCTCAGCACGGTCCGGAGCTGTTCGAGCTCGCGGCCAGCAAAGGCCTTGGTCTTTATTACGAGGCCAGCGTCGCCGGCGGCATTCCCATCATCCAGACCCTCAAAGAAAGCCTGGCCGGCAACCGCATCAAGGCCCTGACCGGCATTCTGAACGGCACGGCCAACTTCATCATGTCCGAAATGTCCGAAAAGGGAGAGGATTTCGCCACGGTTCTGGCCAAGGCCCAGGCCAAGGGCTACGCCGAGGCCGATCCGACCCTGGACATCGAGGGCATAGATGCCGCCCACAAGCTGGTCATCCTCATCCGGCTGGCCTACGGGCTCGACTTCCCCTTGAGCAAGCTCACGGTGGAAGGCATCTCCAAAGTCGAGCAGTTCGACATTATCCTGGCCAAAGAGTTCGGCTACCGCCTGAAGCTCCTGGCACAGGTCCGTGACAAGTCCGGCATGCTCCACGCCGGGGTCTATCCAGCCCTGCTGCGCCAGGACCACATCCTGGCCAAGGTCGACGGCCCATTCAACTCCATCCTGCTCGAAGGCAACGCCGTGGGCCCGGTCATGCTCTATGGACAGGGCGCAGGCGACCTGCCCACGGGCAGTGCCGTGCTGGCCGACATCCTGGCTCTGGCCCGCACCAACTGCGTCCCCAACAACACGGGCTTCCTGGAATCAAGGCTGCCCCCAGCACAGATTCTGGCCCCCGAACTGACCGTGTTCCGCCATTATTTCCGCTTCACCGTGGTTGACCGGCCTGGCGTCATGGCCTCCATCGCCGGTGTCATGGGCGAGTACAACATCAGCATCGCGCAGGTCGTGCAGCGCCAATACGCGCCCAACGACGGCGTTCCCATCGTCTTCATCAGCCATTCCGCGCAAATGCAAAACGTGACCGCCGCCCTGGACACCATCAAGAAATTCAGCTTCGTGCTCGACCCGCCGGTGCACTACAGGATCATCTGA
- a CDS encoding thioesterase family protein, producing the protein MKADFPQPSCRLAHRVSYGETDAMGVVYYANYLHLFERGRSELIRSLGFSYATVEERGIFLPVREAACRYLASARYDEIIHIRTGLAGQSRASLSFVYEITNADQSTVLTRGSTQHAVVNAQGKPVRVPDWLSALFG; encoded by the coding sequence ATGAAGGCCGACTTTCCACAACCCTCGTGCCGCCTCGCCCACCGCGTCTCCTATGGAGAAACCGACGCCATGGGCGTGGTCTATTATGCCAACTATCTGCACCTCTTCGAACGCGGTCGCAGCGAACTGATCCGCAGCCTGGGTTTCAGCTATGCGACTGTGGAGGAGCGCGGCATCTTCCTGCCGGTGCGCGAAGCCGCATGCCGTTATCTTGCGTCCGCCCGCTACGACGAAATCATCCACATCCGCACCGGTCTGGCCGGTCAGTCGCGAGCCAGCCTCAGCTTTGTCTATGAAATCACCAATGCGGATCAGAGCACGGTCCTGACCCGGGGTTCGACCCAACACGCGGTGGTCAACGCCCAAGGCAAGCCTGTCCGCGTGCCGGACTGGCTCTCCGCCCTGTTCGGCTAG
- the rfbC gene encoding dTDP-4-dehydrorhamnose 3,5-epimerase, which translates to MDVTRTEIPGVLVLKPKVFGDHRGFFCETYSRRQLVAHGLDIDFVQDNEAFSAQAGVLRGLHFQTPPMTQTKLVRVGRGAVYDVVVDMRKGSPTFGRWQGFTLSAANFLQLFIPAGLAHGYMTLEPDTQFLYKVDQFYSPEHDGGISCLDPVLGIDWPALSPIMSDKDVQLPCFADFSSPFCMEGAE; encoded by the coding sequence ATGGATGTGACCCGGACCGAAATTCCCGGAGTGCTCGTGCTCAAGCCCAAGGTATTTGGCGATCACCGCGGTTTCTTTTGCGAAACTTACAGCCGTCGCCAGTTGGTCGCGCACGGCCTGGATATTGATTTTGTGCAGGACAACGAGGCTTTTTCCGCGCAGGCCGGGGTGCTGCGCGGTCTTCATTTTCAGACCCCTCCGATGACCCAGACCAAACTGGTGCGGGTGGGGCGGGGCGCTGTGTATGATGTGGTGGTCGATATGCGCAAAGGATCGCCGACCTTTGGCCGTTGGCAGGGCTTCACCCTCTCGGCCGCGAATTTCTTGCAGCTTTTCATCCCGGCGGGACTCGCGCACGGGTACATGACCTTGGAGCCCGACACGCAATTTCTCTACAAAGTCGACCAGTTCTACTCGCCGGAGCATGATGGCGGGATCTCGTGCCTGGATCCCGTTTTGGGCATTGATTGGCCAGCCCTGTCGCCCATCATGTCCGACAAGGACGTGCAATTACCCTGTTTTGCGGATTTCAGTTCTCCTTTCTGCATGGAGGGTGCGGAGTGA